CAAGTATCGTATATGATTAAAGACGTCGACGGCATCAGCAACCCTTCGTCGTCTACCGATGAAGGACGCCCGGAGATGAACATCAACGTTAACCGCGAAAAGGCAGCGCAGTACGGGCTCAGCTACCAGCAGGTGATCAGCCAGGTGCAGCTCGCGTTTAACGGACAAATCGCTACCCGATACAAGCAGGGCGGCGACGAAATCGACGTCCGGCTGATCCTGCCCGAGGAAGATCGCCAGACGATATCCGATCTCGAAGGCATGTCGGTACAGACGCCGACTGGCAATCTGATCCCGCTCGCAACGATCGCTGATCTCAATCAAGTGCAGGGACCGCAGACGCTGCTCCGGGAAGACCAGCAGCCGCAAGTAAACGTTGAAGCGGAAGTCGTCGGGCGTGACCTCGGCAGCGTCACCGATGACGTGAAGGCCGAGCTCGACCACTTGAATTTTCCTGATGGCTATACGTATGATATCGGCGGCCAGGCCGAGGATATGCGCGATGCGTTCAGCGATTTATCGCTTGCGCTCGTTTTTTCGATCTTTCTTGTCTATGCCGTGATGGCGATCCAGTTTGAGAACTTTCTGTTTCCATTCATTATTATGTTCTCGCTCCCTGCGACCGTAGTCGGTATTACCGGCGGCCTATTTGTAACTAGGCTGCCGTTCAGCCTGCCCGCGTTTGTCGGGATTATTATGCTTGCGGGTATTGTCGTCAACAACGCCATCGTGCTCGTTGATTACATTAATATTCTGCGGCGCAAAGGCTACGACCGCTACGAAGCGATCCTTGATGCGGGACCGAGCCGCCTGCGGCCGATATTGATGACAACGCTCACGACCGTACTCGGCATGGTGCCGCTTGCGATCGGCATCGGCCGCGGCGCAGAAGCCCAGCAGCCACTCGCGATCACGATCATCTTCGGCTTATCAGTATCCAGCTTTTTCACGCTGCTTTTAATTCCAGTCGTCTACACGTATTTCGATGACCTGTCTAATAAGATTACTTCTTTTTTTAGAAAAAGAGTTGATTAAAATGAGCCCTCACCCGTGCTGGTGAGGGCTTTTTTCATTTGAAAAAAATAATTACTCGTTTCTAGGCAAAAACTAATCGGAGGGGATTCAGCGATCGCTGAATAATTCTGCTTTTCGCTGATACATTTCCAGTTCCGCTGAATTAATCTTATTCTCGCTGATAAATTTCATTTTTAGCTGAAAAAATCTCATTTCCGCTGAATTATTTCTCGTTTCGCTGAAAAAATTTTATTCCCGATAGATCATCTTACACTTCGCTATATCATCGCTGAATTTTCCGGATTCTCGCTGAATTAATTTCCGTTTCGGTGAAAAAATCAGATTGTCGCTGAATCATCTATATTTCCGAGGAAATAATCTCATTATCGACGAATACTCTCCATTCCCGCTAAAAGTTCCACCAATCCCCAAGCTTCTTCCACGTTCCGACGCACAGAGCACCCCGCCGTTTCGCCTCTACCTGCAGCGGGTATTTTATTAATAGAAAAGAGTGGTAAGAAATTGGAAAAATGTGAAACCTATTTAAAACTATAACGTCTAATGAGTGTAGTAAGAAAATTTTAAAAATGGGGGTCAATTATATGAACAAAAAAGGATTATTGTTCGGCGTTTTCTCAGCTTCCGTCCTGCTTCTTTCTGCATGCGGCACGAGTATGCAGAACGGGGAGCAGGCTGTGAAGGCTCAGGAAACGAAGCTTGGCGACAAGGCGGAAAAAGCGGCAGACATCGAACTCAAGACGGACGACATCGATGTGGAAGCGATGAGCTATAACAAAGAAGCCGATGCCAATGCAGAGCCGGCTGCAACAAAAACAAAAAATAAGCAGTCCAGCGAACAATTAAAGAAATCCAGTGAAGCGGCCGACAAAAAAGAAAATGCCGTGCAGCAGAAAAAAGGTGTTCCAGCGAAGTCTGACAAGCCGAAGACTGATGTGAAAAAAGAGGAGACAGAGAAGCCGGTCAAGAAGGAAGAACCGAAGCTGCAGACGTCCGACGACTTGCAGCAGTTCACGCCATCTGCCTTTCTGCAGGGCGGTCAGCAGATCGCCCTGCAAGCCGGACAAGGCAAGCTGTATTCCACTGACCTGACCATCGGCATGCCGTGGTCTGAAGTAACGGCGGAGTACGGTGAGCCTGATGAGTCGACGTGGATCGAAGGACCGGTCGAGCGCTACGGCCAAATGTTCCTTGATTCTTCGAAGTCAAATCCGGCTGGCGGCAAGTTTGCCGGTGCCGAGTGGAGAAATACGAACGGCGTTGACGTGCATCCCGGCGATGTTACCCAGGCTCTCGGTCAGCCGGACAAAGTCGAGAACAACGACTTGTGGAAAGGGGTCTTATACATTTATTACTACAATGATTACGTGCTTACGTTTAACTTCAACGGCGATCACGTGATCGACGACGATGTGAACGGCCCTCCAGTCGTGAAAAAAGTGGATCCGAATTCCACGCTGTCGATCATTCGCTTCGATACGAACGATCGGTAGAAGTTGAAATGAAGCGGGCGTCAGGTTTCCCATTCCTGGCACCCGCTTTATTTTTTCCAGAAAAAAGTGATCCAAACGCGTTCTTCTCCCGATAGCTTAGTGAATACAAGTCGTACAATAAAAATTCACGAAAGAGGAGAGGAACCGATCCATGATTAAAAAAGCATTTGCCTTACTGATGACCCTTATGCTGCTCGTGCCGTCGATGGCGATGGCCCACGAAGGAGCCCCGACGAGTAAAACGCCAGCCGCAGACTTGAGAGCGAACTTGAACCAGCTGCTCTCCAACCACTTCGTCTACCAGGTGTTATCGATGACCAAAACGTATGACGGCGCGAAAGACGCAGACGCTGTCAACGAAGCCCTGGAGCGTAACGCCAACGACATCTCGAAAGCCATCGAATCGATCTACGGAAAAGAAGGGGCCGCTCAGTTTGAGAAAATCTTCAATTCCCAGTATGAAGAAAGCCCGGGTCTTGCGGAAGCCGTAAAAAGCGGGGACAAGCAGGCCGAGAAAAAAATGAAACAGCAGCTGCTGCAGGAATTTCCTAAGGAGCTGGGCACGTTCTTAAGTAAAGCAACCGATGGAAAAATGCCAGCCGATAAAGCCGAAGCCGTGCTCCGACAGCATGAGCAGGACGTACAGGATGTATTTTACAACTATGCCAACGGCGACTTTAAAAAAGCGTATCAATCGTTCCGCGAAGGCTTCCACCGCATGTCAGACATCAGCAAAGCCCTGTCCAGCGCGATTGTCACGCAAATGCCGGAAAAATTTGATCACACGAAAGCTGATACAAAAGCTGCCGACCTGCGTGCGAACTTAAACAGCCTTCTTTCTGAACACTTTGCGCTCGCAACGCTAGAAATGCAAAAAGGCTTCGACCAGGCCGTCGACTATGACTTTGTCACGTGGGCCGAAGACCAGCACACTGCCGACTTTAAAGCGGCGATCAACAGCCTTTATGGCCAGAAAGCCGCCGACCAATTTGAAAAACTGTGGCAGCAGGACCACCTCGATGCCCAGTCCAAAGTGTTTATCGCCGGGCTTGAAGATAACATGGACGCCCGCGACAAAGCCGAGATGCGTCTGAAGGACTTTTCCAAAGAAATGGGCATGTTTTTATCGAAAGCAACCGATGGTAAACTGGATGAAGGTGGCGCGCAAAATGCCATCTGGAAACACGAAGCAAGTGTGCTCGAAACCTTCGACAATTACAAAGACGGCGACTACCAGGCCACATATGAATCGTTCGACAAAGGCTTCGCTTATATGTACGGCGTCGGCATGATGCTCAGCGACGCGATCATCCACCAAATGCCGAACGAATTCGAAATGATGCCTTCCGAAATGCCCGATACCGGTCTCGGCGGCACCGATCACCAGCTGTCCACCTGGATCTGGGTAGTCTTCGGATCCCTAGTCGTATTGTCCGGCGGAGCTCTGGCGACAAGAAAACAGCAGTAACGCTGCGGTGCGCCGATTTGCCAGGCTCGCCGAATTTATTGAGCTTTCGCTGAATTATCATGGGAATCGCTGATATAATCTGATTTCCGCTGAATAATCGCAGGAATCGCTGATATAATCTCATTTTCGCTGAATTATCACAAAAGTCGCTGAATGAATTGCGTTTCCGCTGAATTAGCTGAGATCGCTGAATTATCCGCGTTTCCGCCGAATTATTGCAGAAATCGCTGAAAAAATCTCAATTTCGCTCAATTATCTCAGAAATCGCCGGAATAATCTCGATTTCGATGAAATAATGAAAAAGTCGCTGAATGAACCAAAATTACCGCCGGATTCGCGCCAGAACCCGCTGGATCAAACGCCTTTCTGCTCGAATTCTCGGCAAACCCGCTGCATGAATAAGAAGAGAACAAAGCTACCACTCACTGAACAAACGGAAAATTTCGCTGGAAAAGGTGATAGGGGATGAAATGGAAAATTTATTTTACGGTCGTGGGGATCGTAGCGCTCCTGCTCATCGGCTACCAAACCGACATCTGGGCGAAGCTCACCCAGGGCGACACGGAAGTGGAGCACCTGGAGAGCAAGGAGCAGTCCAGCTATTTAAATGCTTCTAAAGCAACGAGAAAGAAGCAGACGAAAGAAGAAAAGCTGGATAAAGAGTTCACGGTCATTAATAAATCTGAAGACATGAACTCGGACAACGTCGAGAAGCAGAAGAAGGACACCGGCATCGTGCCTGCCCATATAAAGATCCCGGCGATCGACGTCGATACGAATGTTCATAAAGTAGGCATCCTCGATAACGGGCAGATGGGGGTTCCGGACGATACCGTTAACGTAGGATGGTTCGAGCCGGGCACGAAGCCTGGCAGCACCGGCAACGCGGTCATTGCCGGCCACGTCGACAGCTACGAAGGGCCCGCCGTCTTCTTTTACTTGAAAAACTTGAAAAAAGGCGACGAAGTCCACGTTACCGGGAAAGAAGGCAAAAAGCTCACGTATGTCGTCAAGGCACTGGAAAGCTACCCGTACGACAACGCTCCCATCAAGGACATCTTCGGCCACACCGATAAAAAACGCCTGAACTTGATTACCTGTACCGGCACCTTTGACCATGACACCGACAACCACCTCGAACGCCTCGTCGTGTTCACGGAGCTCAAAGAACCGAAAGAGGACAAGCAGCAGGCCGAAATTAAAGATGAACAAAACCAGCCGGAGAAACTGAAGGCACCAGATCACGTAGAAGTGAGCGGCACGTTCGTCACCTGGCACGCGGTTCGCGACAAGCAGGTCATCGGCTACCGCGTCTACCGCAGCAAGGACGGCGAGAATTTTGAAAAAGTCGCCAGCGTCTCTTCTTACGAGCGCAAGAATTACACCGATCCCCACGCATCGGAATACACCTATTACGTCACCTCTGTCGATCAAGACGGCAGCGAATCAGACCCTTCAAAAAAAGTGAGTGCGAAATAAATGAAGAGAACCTTCCCTGAGCAGTGGAAGGTTCTCTTTTCATCATGGAAATGAATGTTAAAATTAGTGTATCCCCTTACGAAAAGGAGAGTTCTATGTATAAGAATATCTTTAAGAATGAAATGACAAACCGAGTCATCAATATCATTGGAGCTTTCTTGTTCGGAGCCGTGTGGGATTATTTTAGGTGGCCGGAGTCCAGTCATCTGGTTCTCCTGCTGTTCACTCTTGTCGTCAATATTTGGGTTCTCAGTGCGATTTCCTATGAAGCCTACAAAATTAAGGAATATAAATCCTCTACGTATAATGAAGAGCACCTCTAACGGCAAAAGCCCAGAGGTGCTTATTTTCTTACGCCCATAAACACACGCTCCGTCACCGTAAACGGCTTAAGCAGCCCTTTGGATACGAGGAGGGAAGCGGCGAGACCGATGACGACAAACGTCAGCAGGCCGTAATGGACGTAGTGATATGCGATTATATTGAGCGGCACGTGCAAGTACATTATCGTCAGCGAAGCGGATCCGAGCGTGACGAGAATGCCGTGGTCATCGAGCTTGCTGATGGCTTTGCTTAGCGTGAGGACAAACAGCGAAAACACGATCGGAACGATTAAATCGGCGCCAAACGTATGATAGATGTTGTATTTTAAATCAAGCTCATAATTAAACCTGCCGTGAATGTTATCCAGCACCATCGCCAGGCAAATCAGGCCGAGAACGATGCTGTGCTTCGCCTGCAGTTTATTAATGAAGGAGCGGCCGTAGTAGCCAAATCCGACGTAAGCCATCGCAATCAGGCTCACATCGACATTGAACGGCATCGGTACACCTGACTTTCCAAACCACGCCGATTCTGCAAAAGAGAAGATGTAAAAAATCGCCAGCAGACCGATCACGTAGCGGTCTTTTTTCACTTTCATCACTAAAAACGCAAAAAACACCTGGGCAAAAAATAAGCACGTAATGAACCAGAACGGGGCATACAGCCCACTTAACAACTGGCCGCCGTACAGCAGTTTCGCTAGATCCTTCGCCATAAAGAAAAGCGAGTGTTCCCCTGCTTCTATGATATACCGCACGCCTGTAATCACAAACAAAAAGGAAAAATAGGGAACGAGCAGGCGGTAGGCACGTTTTTTCGTAAATTGAAGAAACGACTCCCAATTCTCCGGCTTCTTCAGCAAGTACCCGCTGATAATAAAAAAAGCAGGCATATGAAACCAGTATAAATATTGATCAATAGCAGGCGGATCATCCACCGTACCGTAATGTCCCATCATGACACAGATGATCAGGATCCCTTTGGCAATATCGAGCCAATCCTGTCGTTTTGTCGAATCCATCGCAGCCACTCCTATAGCAATCCAATGAAAAAAGCCTAGATCAGCGTGGATCCAGACTTTTCGATAGTGTAACGGGTATATTCGATTTTCTCAAGGGAGAATCAAACTACGTCCCAGGTCTCAGAGTTTTGTTTATGAATTGAAAACGCCTGGGGCACGTGGAATTTAGCAGGATTACTAGGCTCAAAGACTTGTAGAAATTGGCAGTTGGAACAGGCTCTGCCGATCGTCTTGTGGGTAACAGGATGAGAATAATAGACTTCATCGAAGCTGCAGACGCTGCATTCGATGACATGAAGCACGTAGCGTGGACCGAGAGTCAGGTCGAGAAAGCGCTCAAAGTTCATATAATCTCCCTCCTTGTGAATGGAGTGTAGCATAGGAGGGGGAGAAAGTTGTTGAAAAGTGGAAGTGGTAGACCGCAAGTTTCGCAAGGGGTAAAATTTAATGAACCTACTAGAAGTAATGTTCAAGTTGAAGTAAATAAAGATTGATTAATCATATACAAAATAAAAAAGGCTCATGGAAAACATGAGCCAAATAACAAATTAGTTACCTTAAATTGGTTGTTTCAGCAGAAAAAAGAAATGGAAAGGTAAAGTAGTTAGCTTCTAACTAAAGAAAGCGATTATAGTTGCTCTATAACCTTCTCTTTAATCTGAAGAAATTCTAATTACTCCGGAGTGGTGTTACTAATGATATTAAAAAGGATGATTTGTTGGGTGAAAGGTTATCACAAATTTGATTACTATACTGAAAGATGTGTAAGGTGTGGAAAAGCAAGAACGGGTAACAGACGTCGTCAGTAGTAACTTTCACAAAAAAGCTTGAGCACTAATTGCTTTAATCTATTCAGCATTATAAAAAGGAAGGAATAGTTCTTCAGTTCCTTCCTTTAATTATTGTAGAGTAAAAGTAGGATAACTTGTAACCAGCCCACGTTCCCGCTGTATTCAATATCACATCATCAATATCAGTCATTCTTGCAGGCTGCATGGTTTGAATGCACTCTACTGTAACTGATAATAGCAGCCCGGCAGTCACTACCTGAGCCATTCGGTTCCTCTTTGGAAAACGTAGAGGATAGAAAAATCCAAAAGGGACAAATAGAATGATATTGCCAAAAAAGTTGTACAAAAAATCACCGAAGGGTTTTTGTGTTAGTAATTCCCATATCTCTGCAAATGGTAGAAAATTTGGCTGTGCTACTACATAACTGTGGTTAGGAAAAATGGTTAAAGCGAAAATGAACAAGACTGAAATAGAATAATCAACAGAATACTTCATTAGGTCACTCCTGGAAATAGTTCACTCTATTGTACAGGACTGGCGGATAATTTGGATAGTTATTGGTTTTATAAGCTTTAGAGTTTAGTGTGTTAGTTCATAATTCCCTTAGAAAGTCTTACAAATAATTCATGGATGTTTACCCCACTAAAAAAGCTTGAGCACCAATCGCTCAAGCTTTTCCTTATCCAACCACCTCGGCTGAACCCTTCCGTTTACTTTCCTTATAGAGACCCCGCAGCCGCTCACGCAGACGTTCAGGAGAACAGCTTACATACATGCCGCACGTCATCCGGCCGTTCTCCTCCTGCTTCCAAATCACGCGGCCTTCCGCTGTGAACGTCTCTGAATCGAGGATAAAGGACACGAACACTTCGTCTTCCAAGAATAACCCCGGGTGAGCCTCGCTCGAGAAGCGGAGACCGTTTAAGCTCATATCAACGATTTG
This Halobacillus salinarum DNA region includes the following protein-coding sequences:
- a CDS encoding copper amine oxidase, which gives rise to MIKKAFALLMTLMLLVPSMAMAHEGAPTSKTPAADLRANLNQLLSNHFVYQVLSMTKTYDGAKDADAVNEALERNANDISKAIESIYGKEGAAQFEKIFNSQYEESPGLAEAVKSGDKQAEKKMKQQLLQEFPKELGTFLSKATDGKMPADKAEAVLRQHEQDVQDVFYNYANGDFKKAYQSFREGFHRMSDISKALSSAIVTQMPEKFDHTKADTKAADLRANLNSLLSEHFALATLEMQKGFDQAVDYDFVTWAEDQHTADFKAAINSLYGQKAADQFEKLWQQDHLDAQSKVFIAGLEDNMDARDKAEMRLKDFSKEMGMFLSKATDGKLDEGGAQNAIWKHEASVLETFDNYKDGDYQATYESFDKGFAYMYGVGMMLSDAIIHQMPNEFEMMPSEMPDTGLGGTDHQLSTWIWVVFGSLVVLSGGALATRKQQ
- a CDS encoding acyltransferase family protein; amino-acid sequence: MDSTKRQDWLDIAKGILIICVMMGHYGTVDDPPAIDQYLYWFHMPAFFIISGYLLKKPENWESFLQFTKKRAYRLLVPYFSFLFVITGVRYIIEAGEHSLFFMAKDLAKLLYGGQLLSGLYAPFWFITCLFFAQVFFAFLVMKVKKDRYVIGLLAIFYIFSFAESAWFGKSGVPMPFNVDVSLIAMAYVGFGYYGRSFINKLQAKHSIVLGLICLAMVLDNIHGRFNYELDLKYNIYHTFGADLIVPIVFSLFVLTLSKAISKLDDHGILVTLGSASLTIMYLHVPLNIIAYHYVHYGLLTFVVIGLAASLLVSKGLLKPFTVTERVFMGVRK
- a CDS encoding class F sortase, translated to MKWKIYFTVVGIVALLLIGYQTDIWAKLTQGDTEVEHLESKEQSSYLNASKATRKKQTKEEKLDKEFTVINKSEDMNSDNVEKQKKDTGIVPAHIKIPAIDVDTNVHKVGILDNGQMGVPDDTVNVGWFEPGTKPGSTGNAVIAGHVDSYEGPAVFFYLKNLKKGDEVHVTGKEGKKLTYVVKALESYPYDNAPIKDIFGHTDKKRLNLITCTGTFDHDTDNHLERLVVFTELKEPKEDKQQAEIKDEQNQPEKLKAPDHVEVSGTFVTWHAVRDKQVIGYRVYRSKDGENFEKVASVSSYERKNYTDPHASEYTYYVTSVDQDGSESDPSKKVSAK
- a CDS encoding PilZ domain-containing protein, with translation MVKERRNEPFRYSFDAPLHGYYNKKFSRHVSGPLQIVDMSLNGLRFSSEAHPGLFLEDEVFVSFILDSETFTAEGRVIWKQEENGRMTCGMYVSCSPERLRERLRGLYKESKRKGSAEVVG
- a CDS encoding acyltransferase; translation: MNFERFLDLTLGPRYVLHVIECSVCSFDEVYYSHPVTHKTIGRACSNCQFLQVFEPSNPAKFHVPQAFSIHKQNSETWDVV
- a CDS encoding VanZ family protein; protein product: MKYSVDYSISVLFIFALTIFPNHSYVVAQPNFLPFAEIWELLTQKPFGDFLYNFFGNIILFVPFGFFYPLRFPKRNRMAQVVTAGLLLSVTVECIQTMQPARMTDIDDVILNTAGTWAGYKLSYFYSTIIKGRN
- a CDS encoding DUF4309 domain-containing protein, which codes for MNKKGLLFGVFSASVLLLSACGTSMQNGEQAVKAQETKLGDKAEKAADIELKTDDIDVEAMSYNKEADANAEPAATKTKNKQSSEQLKKSSEAADKKENAVQQKKGVPAKSDKPKTDVKKEETEKPVKKEEPKLQTSDDLQQFTPSAFLQGGQQIALQAGQGKLYSTDLTIGMPWSEVTAEYGEPDESTWIEGPVERYGQMFLDSSKSNPAGGKFAGAEWRNTNGVDVHPGDVTQALGQPDKVENNDLWKGVLYIYYYNDYVLTFNFNGDHVIDDDVNGPPVVKKVDPNSTLSIIRFDTNDR